A window of Pseudomonas mucidolens contains these coding sequences:
- a CDS encoding GntR family transcriptional regulator translates to MTQKPNPLSSIEIREPIPAHLARAVIEETLRNAILDGRLPCGTAMRQQELASLFGVSRMPVREALRQLEAQSLLHVVTHKGAVVAPLIEDNSGETYALRILLESEALRLSIPRLNEEDIAQAAAIIDALERETDYTEIGRLNRLFHMALYGQAPNQRLLKLVEHGLNEEERFLRFNLEAMGLGETSQADHRELLNLVAQKKVDESVLTLHNHLMRGMEVITLYLNSLKQDCDKDAV, encoded by the coding sequence GTGACGCAGAAGCCGAACCCTTTGAGCAGCATCGAAATCCGCGAACCCATTCCCGCTCACCTCGCCCGAGCCGTCATTGAAGAAACATTACGCAACGCCATTCTGGATGGCCGCCTCCCCTGCGGCACAGCCATGCGCCAGCAAGAACTGGCCAGCCTCTTCGGGGTAAGCCGGATGCCCGTGCGCGAGGCGTTGCGCCAACTGGAGGCTCAGTCGCTGTTGCATGTGGTGACCCACAAGGGAGCAGTCGTTGCACCGCTGATCGAAGACAACTCGGGCGAAACCTACGCATTGCGCATTCTGCTGGAGTCCGAGGCATTGCGCTTGTCGATTCCTCGGCTCAACGAAGAAGATATCGCCCAAGCGGCTGCCATTATTGATGCATTGGAACGTGAGACCGACTACACCGAAATCGGCCGGCTGAATCGTCTGTTTCATATGGCGCTGTATGGCCAAGCTCCCAACCAGCGGTTGTTGAAGCTGGTTGAGCACGGCCTGAATGAAGAGGAGCGATTTCTGCGCTTCAACCTTGAAGCCATGGGGCTGGGCGAGACGTCTCAAGCGGATCATCGCGAACTGCTGAACCTGGTAGCGCAGAAAAAAGTCGACGAAAGCGTACTGACGCTGCACAACCATCTCATGCGCGGCATGGAGGTGATTACTCTTTACCTGAATAGTCTCAAGCAGGACTGCGATAAAGACGCCGTATAG